In Capsicum annuum cultivar UCD-10X-F1 unplaced genomic scaffold, UCD10Xv1.1 ctg37854, whole genome shotgun sequence, the DNA window TTTCTTAGTAAGAATGGGTGAGGGAATTCTAATACAAGGTACTTATTAGATCGAATGTACTTATTTGATCTAATAGAATGATTTTGCCGTATCCAGACTAATACCAATCCAAGCcatttcatgaataaaatatGACCAACTAACCAACCAACAAAACCACTTGTTACAAATAAGATCTTGTTATTGCATCGAAAGAGATAAATGTTGACTAATCTGGCTAACATTGAACTTGGTAAAATGAAATGGTTGAATAATTTaaaaatgagattattcaggaataCACATTGAATGCTGAGATTACGCATTGAATTTCTAGTAGTAGATCCATAATAAAAAAAGTGtttgtgattgttcaagaagaaatgaaacaaaagatatggtaGAGCTAGGACAGTTATTGTATGAGGTCTACCCAATGCTAGATGCAGAGGCGCATAACAGATCGATATGAACATCATGAGCTGTCCCGTAATAAAACCAGTTGTTGTTGA includes these proteins:
- the LOC124891583 gene encoding putative protein TIC 214 N-terminal part gives rise to the protein MIFQSFVLGNLVSLCMKIINSVVVVGLYYGFLTTFSIGPSYLFLLRALVIEEGTKKKVSTTTGFITGQLMMFISICYAPLHLALGRPHTITVLALPYLLFHFFLNNHKHFFYYGSTTRNSMRNLSIQCVFLNNLIFKLFNHFILPSSMLARLVNIYLFRCNNKILFVTSGFVGWLVGHILFMKWLGLVLVWIRQNHSIRSNKYIRSNKYL